Sequence from the Candidatus Nezhaarchaeota archaeon genome:
AGTTAAACCTATGTCAGATAGCTTCAGAACCTTTATCTCCTTCCGCATTGCTCTTCGAATAGCCATAAGTGAAACATACCTCAACTCAACCACTCCACTTTGAATCGTAAACAGCGCCGGTAAACCGACCTCTAATACCTCCTCATACCCTCCCTCAAGTTCTCGGTTCACAATCGCCCTCCCGTCCTTGAAGCTTATCCTCTTCACCATTGTGACATGCGGAATCCTGAGAAGCTCAGCTAAGACCGGTCCAACGACGGCGCTGCCATCATCACTCGTTTGAACTCCAGTGAATACTAAGTCAAAGCGCATGTTCTTAATGACATTGTAGAGTATCCTCGCTATTACGTAAGCATCAGAGCCTAGTATCTTAGGGTCTGTTATGCGAATAGCTGCATCTGCACCACGAGCTAAGCATCTACGTAGCGTACTATCAGCATCTTCAGGTCCAACAGTTATGGCCGTGACAGTCCCGCCATACTGCTCTTTAATGCGCACAGCCGCCTCAACAGCATAATCATCCCACTCATTTATACTATAAACTAAGTTACTCTTGTCTATGTCCCTGCCACTGGGATCTATCTTTATTTCTGCCTCTGCCGTCTCCGGCACATGCTTAACACAAACGATGATATCCACTTGGGATCACCGCTAGCCACATTAAAAATGCTTCCCTTATTTAATTTTCGACGAGTGGAATCATTAAATGATCCATCGTACCCCTGTAACTCACTACTCCAACATACTACTCGCGTTGCCCCGCGTCAAACCTTGATTAGCAGCAGGAAGCTAAAACAGCATTAAGAAAGATTAGCTAGCTATCAGATCTTGAACTTTAACGTTATGAGCGCCCCGCTCTTATCTTGTAGCAGCTGTACGATGTTATTATGAGATGAAGGCTGGTTAGACCATCGAAAGGAATAAAAGAATTGTGGAAAACCATACTACGTGGAGGGAGGATGGAGGGAGGGATCAGCAGATTACTGAATGAAGCTGAAAAACTAGACGTCTTGATGCCCGGCAAGTTCTTCGCTTACATATATGAAACCGGTGATGAGAAGCTCAAGGAAGTGGCTTTTAAAGCTCTGCTACGTT
This genomic interval carries:
- a CDS encoding electron transfer flavoprotein subunit beta/FixA family protein; the encoded protein is MDIIVCVKHVPETAEAEIKIDPSGRDIDKSNLVYSINEWDDYAVEAAVRIKEQYGGTVTAITVGPEDADSTLRRCLARGADAAIRITDPKILGSDAYVIARILYNVIKNMRFDLVFTGVQTSDDGSAVVGPVLAELLRIPHVTMVKRISFKDGRAIVNRELEGGYEEVLEVGLPALFTIQSGVVELRYVSLMAIRRAMRKEIKVLKLSDIGLTEQDVGEAASWLRVEKLFIPPAEKKVEFITGSPDQIASRIVEILRQRGLI